The following are encoded in a window of Qipengyuania soli genomic DNA:
- a CDS encoding cistern family PEP-CTERM protein produces the protein MNFKRFITSAMALIGLATATPAIAEPILLDSGSVGDSFTIDFDGFVNGGPSLDGLNSSLTLTLTAIENGIYTFDYSLTNTGAADDGITSRVSGFAFNTDPDIDAATSTGTYGYTNTDSNYPNGIGTVDVCFQAQSTGSCAGGGSGGVYDGATGTGTLSLSFGTAPASLTLDDFFVRYQSISGIDGVTSASGRQITSTSSSGGNDVPEPGMVLLFGMAVLAIAFGARGRGQAATKVRVAYA, from the coding sequence GTGAACTTCAAGCGTTTCATCACCAGTGCCATGGCACTCATCGGACTGGCGACTGCCACTCCCGCGATCGCGGAACCGATCCTGCTGGATTCCGGCTCGGTCGGCGACAGCTTTACCATCGATTTCGACGGCTTCGTCAATGGTGGCCCCTCGCTCGACGGTCTCAATTCCTCCCTCACGCTCACGCTTACGGCGATCGAAAACGGCATCTACACCTTCGATTATTCGCTGACCAACACCGGCGCGGCTGACGATGGCATTACCTCGCGTGTCTCGGGCTTCGCGTTCAACACTGACCCCGACATCGACGCGGCGACCAGCACCGGAACCTACGGCTACACAAACACTGATTCCAACTATCCGAACGGTATCGGCACCGTGGACGTCTGTTTCCAGGCCCAGAGCACCGGAAGCTGCGCAGGCGGCGGTTCGGGCGGCGTCTATGATGGTGCGACTGGGACCGGCACGCTGAGCCTCAGCTTCGGCACGGCGCCTGCAAGCCTGACCCTCGACGACTTCTTTGTCCGCTACCAGTCGATCAGCGGTATTGACGGCGTGACCTCGGCCAGCGGTCGCCAGATCACCTCGACCAGCTCGTCGGGCGGCAACGACGTCCCCGAACCAGGCATGGTCCTGCTGTTCGGCATGGCTGTCCTGGCCATTGCGTTCGGCGCCCGTGGACGTGGGCAGGCAGCGACAAAGGTTCGCGTAGCCTACGCCTGA
- the pth gene encoding aminoacyl-tRNA hydrolase translates to MQIWTGLGNPGPQYALHRHNVGFMVCDLLAEMYDFGPVQKKFSGWVQEGRIGNQKILLLKPATYMNESGRSVSEALRFYKLDVDTLTVFHDELDLAPFKVKVRTGGGLAGHNGLRSINQHLGPDFRRVRIGIGHPGDKERVTGHVLGNYAKSEMDDLADMLAAIGAEAEWLARGDDARFMSELALRLQD, encoded by the coding sequence ATGCAGATCTGGACTGGCCTCGGAAATCCCGGACCGCAATATGCGCTCCACCGGCACAATGTCGGCTTCATGGTCTGCGACCTGCTGGCGGAGATGTACGATTTCGGCCCGGTCCAGAAGAAGTTTTCGGGATGGGTGCAGGAAGGTCGGATCGGCAACCAGAAGATCCTGCTGCTTAAACCCGCAACTTACATGAACGAGAGCGGCCGTTCGGTGAGCGAGGCACTGCGCTTCTACAAGCTGGATGTCGACACCCTGACAGTGTTCCATGACGAACTCGACCTTGCCCCGTTCAAGGTAAAGGTTCGGACCGGGGGTGGACTGGCCGGGCATAATGGCCTGCGCAGCATCAACCAGCACCTCGGGCCGGATTTTCGGCGGGTACGGATTGGCATCGGTCATCCCGGCGATAAGGAGCGAGTCACCGGCCATGTGTTGGGTAATTATGCCAAGTCGGAAATGGACGACCTTGCCGACATGCTGGCGGCTATCGGCGCGGAAGCTGAATGGCTCGCTCGTGGAGACGATGCCCGTTTCATGAGTGAACTGGCGTTACGCCTGCAGGACTGA